In one window of Chloroflexota bacterium DNA:
- a CDS encoding ABC transporter permease — protein sequence MLADDLRGIWYIALKDLRAYYFKPPNISWGILFPFAFVLAFAIRNPGELRQLVPGLLALTTLFGTSSMEAIVIVFERRIGALERLLLAPVRLPALLAGKLLGGMAFGLTVTAFVLCVALAAFGTSNIHWPLLVAGLLLSAAAFSALGAFVSVAVREVFEAQTLANFIRFPMMFLGGIFVPLSSMPPALQIVARALPLTYAVEVLQAAFNGRASPVTALDLGVLAIFTLVMFSLATRTLSRWMD from the coding sequence ATGTTAGCGGATGACCTGCGTGGGATATGGTACATCGCCCTGAAAGACCTGCGGGCTTACTACTTCAAGCCGCCCAATATCAGTTGGGGGATCCTCTTTCCTTTCGCTTTCGTACTAGCCTTCGCCATTCGCAACCCGGGCGAGTTGCGGCAACTAGTGCCAGGTCTGTTAGCGCTGACCACCCTCTTCGGCACGAGTTCTATGGAGGCCATCGTCATAGTCTTCGAGCGACGTATCGGTGCTTTGGAACGGCTGCTATTAGCCCCGGTGCGCCTGCCAGCCTTATTGGCAGGCAAACTGTTGGGCGGCATGGCTTTCGGGCTGACGGTAACGGCGTTCGTGCTATGCGTCGCATTGGCCGCTTTCGGCACTAGCAATATCCACTGGCCTCTGCTTGTCGCGGGGTTGCTGCTTTCCGCAGCGGCTTTTTCAGCCTTGGGAGCGTTTGTCTCGGTAGCGGTGCGAGAGGTCTTCGAGGCGCAGACCTTGGCAAATTTCATTCGCTTCCCCATGATGTTCCTAGGCGGCATTTTCGTGCCCTTATCGTCTATGCCACCCGCTCTGCAGATCGTGGCCCGGGCCTTGCCGCTGACCTACGCGGTCGAAGTGTTACAAGCAGCATTCAACGGGCGTGCATCACCTGTAACCGCGCTTGATCTGGGCGTGCTGGCCATCTTCACACTGGTTATGTTCTCACTGGCAACACGCACCTTATCCCGCTGGATGGATTGA
- a CDS encoding ABC transporter ATP-binding protein, with translation MNYAIEVSNLTKVYGPPSSGVLAVDHVNFDVRQGEIFGFLGPNGAGKTTTIRMLTGLTRPTAGKAHILGFDLATDVTRIKKYIGVVPEMSNLYDELSAFDNLVFAMQLYGVPRRERKARAEELLAHFRLGEKRDTPFAKLSRGMKRALTVAAALAHRPPLLFLDEPTSGLDVMSARNLRQMIAGLRDEGVTVFLTTHYLEEAERLCDRIAIIVQGRVVALDTVDVLKAQAQDQTVVEVTLSDGDGYVEVLRLEGDNVEVALRRALAQAEVSGRRILAANTLRPTLEDVFVRLTGLSAEIMLVEKGAKGGSNVSG, from the coding sequence ATGAATTACGCGATAGAAGTGAGTAACCTGACCAAGGTATACGGCCCGCCGAGCTCCGGCGTGCTGGCCGTAGATCACGTCAACTTCGATGTGCGCCAGGGGGAGATATTCGGCTTCCTGGGGCCCAACGGCGCCGGCAAGACAACTACCATCCGCATGCTGACTGGTTTGACTCGCCCTACTGCGGGCAAGGCACATATTCTGGGCTTTGACCTGGCCACGGATGTGACGCGCATCAAGAAATACATCGGCGTCGTGCCAGAGATGTCCAATCTGTATGACGAACTCTCGGCCTTCGACAACCTGGTGTTTGCCATGCAACTGTATGGTGTGCCACGTCGGGAACGCAAAGCCCGCGCCGAGGAACTGTTGGCGCATTTCCGTCTGGGCGAGAAACGGGACACTCCCTTCGCTAAACTCTCGCGGGGGATGAAACGGGCACTTACCGTTGCTGCTGCGTTGGCCCACCGCCCACCGCTCCTTTTCTTAGACGAGCCGACGAGCGGGCTGGATGTGATGAGCGCACGCAATTTGCGTCAGATGATCGCCGGGCTGCGGGACGAAGGGGTCACTGTGTTCCTAACCACCCACTATTTGGAGGAGGCTGAGCGGTTGTGCGACCGTATTGCCATCATCGTCCAGGGACGCGTCGTGGCACTGGACACAGTGGATGTCTTAAAAGCACAGGCGCAGGACCAGACGGTAGTCGAAGTAACGCTGAGCGACGGTGATGGTTATGTCGAGGTCCTGCGCCTTGAAGGTGACAATGTGGAAGTGGCGCTGCGCAGAGCGCTGGCACAAGCGGAGGTCAGTGGCCGACGTATACTGGCCGCCAACACACTTCGCCCAACGCTCGAGGATGTGTTCGTTCGATTGACCGGCTTGAGCGCAGAGATTATGCTGGTTGAGAAAGGCGCCAAAGGAGGGTCCAATGTTAGCGGATGA
- a CDS encoding PIG-L family deacetylase has translation MPAVRAQELCCACTALGIEPPRLLDYRDGTLAEVDEEEAVERVLVIVRELRPQVLLTWPPDGLSGHPDHIAVSRWTALAFQRAAALGSAAPTALYHLAVPRSVVQALGLSHLHATPDGEITLTVDVSPVWEQKLAAIRCHRTQLGGSPILTAPPERQHLFLGTEHFRRAQLRAEGDLLSDFLMWR, from the coding sequence TTGCCTGCCGTACGCGCACAGGAACTATGCTGTGCCTGTACGGCTCTGGGCATTGAACCGCCTCGCCTGCTGGACTACCGCGACGGTACATTGGCCGAGGTGGACGAGGAAGAGGCCGTGGAGCGGGTGCTGGTGATTGTCCGGGAACTGCGGCCCCAGGTGCTCCTCACCTGGCCACCGGACGGCCTCTCCGGCCACCCCGACCATATCGCCGTCAGCCGCTGGACGGCACTGGCCTTCCAGCGGGCAGCCGCCCTGGGATCCGCCGCACCGACCGCGCTCTACCACCTGGCCGTGCCGCGTTCCGTGGTTCAGGCCCTGGGGCTGTCTCACCTTCACGCCACACCCGATGGGGAGATCACCCTGACCGTGGACGTGAGCCCGGTCTGGGAACAGAAGTTGGCGGCCATCCGCTGTCACCGCACCCAACTGGGAGGATCGCCTATCCTGACGGCTCCACCAGAGCGACAACATCTGTTTCTCGGCACGGAGCACTTTCGGCGAGCGCAGTTACGGGCAGAAGGCGATCTCTTGAGTGACTTTCTGATGTGGAGGTAA
- a CDS encoding PIG-L family deacetylase has product MVRFPTLLSILAHPDDEASRCGGTLALLAQRGVRVQVLTAT; this is encoded by the coding sequence ATGGTGCGATTCCCAACCCTACTATCCATACTCGCCCACCCCGACGACGAGGCATCTCGTTGTGGCGGTACTCTGGCTTTGCTGGCCCAGCGGGGCGTGCGGGTACAAGTGCTCACCGCCACGTGA
- a CDS encoding DUF5320 domain-containing protein — protein sequence MCGHSEYHSHRGHYANWCDWCGCVPTPWGPRFPFRRRFSTRDERIARLEEYLKALQEEAKAVEERIAELKASK from the coding sequence ATGTGCGGACACAGTGAATATCACAGTCATCGTGGTCACTACGCCAATTGGTGTGATTGGTGCGGCTGCGTTCCTACCCCCTGGGGGCCTCGTTTCCCCTTCAGGCGACGCTTTTCCACTCGCGATGAGCGCATCGCTCGCCTGGAGGAATACCTAAAGGCCCTCCAGGAAGAAGCCAAGGCGGTGGAAGAGCGCATCGCTGAGCTGAAAGCGAGCAAATAG
- a CDS encoding helix-turn-helix transcriptional regulator gives MCREHEGEINERHCCPPRRRIRGFVQPWLLLLLLQKPSHGYELMERLAQDEDSPSADPGLLYRTLRQLEEEGLVQSSWDTEGSGPARRLYKVTPEGVEYLHARAVNIRRTRERLDRFLAEYEAYFHGDERR, from the coding sequence ATGTGCCGGGAACACGAAGGGGAAATTAACGAGAGACATTGCTGTCCACCACGGCGACGGATAAGAGGCTTTGTGCAGCCCTGGCTGCTCCTGCTCCTATTACAGAAGCCAAGCCATGGCTATGAGCTAATGGAACGTTTGGCTCAGGACGAGGACTCTCCTAGTGCCGATCCGGGTCTCTTATACCGCACTTTGCGGCAATTGGAAGAGGAGGGATTAGTTCAGTCGTCATGGGATACAGAGGGGAGTGGCCCTGCACGGCGGCTGTACAAGGTGACACCGGAGGGAGTGGAATACCTTCACGCCCGGGCAGTGAATATTCGTCGCACTCGGGAGCGGCTGGATCGATTCCTGGCCGAGTACGAGGCTTATTTCCACGGTGACGAAAGGAGGTGA
- a CDS encoding putative zinc-binding protein: MDLQKQQGILPKVGLFACFSGGSNTGSLTGMAALEVVKRLGSELVGVCSLPAVLNQVPRQSVLVRRIETLIVIDGCHNECARQLLAGIGIAPDVYLNLETDLHINKQGPFSSLAFTTEEIDQVAQAIVETIEKALKEKPTH; this comes from the coding sequence ATGGATTTGCAGAAACAGCAAGGAATATTACCAAAAGTGGGGCTTTTTGCCTGCTTTAGTGGTGGTTCTAACACCGGCTCACTGACTGGGATGGCCGCCCTAGAAGTGGTGAAACGGCTCGGCAGTGAGTTGGTGGGTGTTTGCTCGCTGCCAGCCGTTTTGAACCAAGTGCCCCGGCAATCTGTCCTAGTGCGGCGGATAGAAACGTTGATCGTAATTGATGGTTGTCACAACGAGTGTGCCCGTCAATTGCTGGCAGGGATAGGCATCGCCCCGGATGTCTACCTGAACTTGGAGACGGATCTGCACATAAACAAGCAGGGGCCTTTCAGCAGCCTGGCCTTTACTACTGAGGAAATCGATCAAGTGGCACAGGCTATCGTCGAGACCATCGAAAAGGCCCTGAAAGAAAAGCCAACGCATTAG
- a CDS encoding sulfite exporter TauE/SafE family protein — MKPRISSDKPTPWWYEQIPTVVLVLIIAVLTVWTLATGIGTAPGVAPMNAGKGIVLIVVGFFAGLLGGLIGTGGCSVVLPILHFWMGYPAPIAVGTTLFAVVFTALSGGYGHIVRRNVDVRAFLRLGSGGTLGVLLGSWLFTVLSHQAKLLGLILGLIFLWPALRMVYEGIVQRAAPKGEGGAIPGSGWVMAVFGFIVGIATGLAGLGGGYALVPGLIYLFGAPVYITMGTSLATMIPLTVIGGGIKLAEGFVHLATGLLIAAGIVIGAQVGASLIKRFRPATLKLLFGVYFLYVAVKFITAFFGIQIW; from the coding sequence ATGAAGCCTCGAATATCCTCTGATAAACCAACACCATGGTGGTATGAGCAAATCCCAACCGTGGTGCTGGTGCTCATTATCGCCGTGCTGACGGTGTGGACGCTGGCAACGGGAATTGGCACTGCCCCCGGCGTGGCGCCGATGAATGCAGGGAAAGGCATAGTGCTCATTGTGGTCGGGTTCTTTGCCGGCTTGCTTGGCGGATTAATCGGCACAGGCGGGTGTAGCGTAGTGTTGCCAATCCTCCATTTCTGGATGGGCTATCCTGCCCCAATTGCCGTCGGCACCACACTCTTCGCTGTGGTTTTCACCGCGCTCTCGGGCGGTTATGGCCACATCGTCCGCCGAAACGTGGATGTGCGTGCTTTTCTGCGGCTGGGCTCCGGCGGTACTCTCGGCGTCCTGCTCGGTTCGTGGCTGTTCACAGTACTCTCGCATCAGGCGAAACTATTAGGGCTCATCCTCGGCTTGATCTTCCTCTGGCCCGCGCTTCGGATGGTCTACGAAGGGATCGTCCAGCGCGCCGCACCCAAAGGGGAGGGAGGGGCGATTCCGGGTTCGGGCTGGGTGATGGCAGTTTTTGGCTTCATAGTCGGGATCGCTACCGGTCTGGCAGGCCTGGGCGGAGGCTACGCCTTGGTTCCGGGACTGATCTACCTCTTCGGCGCACCCGTCTATATCACCATGGGCACCTCTCTGGCGACGATGATCCCCCTTACAGTGATCGGCGGTGGCATCAAACTCGCAGAGGGATTTGTGCATTTGGCTACAGGCCTGCTTATTGCAGCGGGTATCGTCATTGGCGCTCAGGTAGGAGCCTCCCTTATCAAGCGTTTCAGACCCGCAACACTGAAACTGCTCTTCGGCGTGTACTTCCTTTACGTCGCAGTGAAGTTTATCACCGCTTTCTTTGGAATCCAGATTTGGTGA
- a CDS encoding DUF1805 domain-containing protein — MAGNIQIEFVEVSTSTAVGVRIGNPQNPEKATIIVLIGNKGMIVCRNFDIVALEQRGVAAARVQGITSFEEILSAPIESCTAQAKQLGVAEGMKGEDALSRLL, encoded by the coding sequence ATGGCGGGAAATATACAGATTGAATTCGTCGAGGTCTCCACAAGTACAGCCGTGGGCGTGCGCATCGGAAACCCTCAGAATCCTGAGAAAGCGACGATCATCGTCTTGATTGGGAACAAGGGGATGATTGTGTGCCGGAACTTTGACATTGTCGCCTTGGAACAAAGAGGGGTTGCGGCTGCCAGAGTACAGGGTATCACCTCGTTTGAGGAAATACTGAGCGCGCCCATCGAATCCTGCACCGCTCAAGCCAAGCAACTGGGAGTGGCCGAAGGGATGAAAGGCGAAGATGCCCTGAGCCGACTCCTGTAA
- a CDS encoding zinc-binding protein — translation MAEVTEAPIRLLPVCAKEAENLDIILACDGAASVGQVGHAVAVELTNSKEAARMCCTTAIAAESKVHVDIAKRARKLIVINGCGNRCASKVLEKLGIPYDYETVIAKEGVEKVPTLDFDEKDVHRIAQKIAKEALE, via the coding sequence ATGGCAGAAGTAACGGAAGCACCCATCAGGCTATTACCCGTCTGCGCCAAAGAAGCTGAAAACCTGGATATCATCCTGGCTTGTGACGGTGCAGCCAGTGTGGGCCAGGTGGGTCACGCAGTAGCCGTTGAATTGACGAACTCTAAAGAAGCGGCACGTATGTGCTGTACCACCGCCATAGCCGCCGAGTCGAAGGTCCACGTGGACATTGCCAAGCGGGCCAGGAAACTCATCGTCATCAACGGCTGTGGGAATCGCTGCGCCAGCAAGGTGTTGGAGAAATTGGGCATCCCCTATGATTACGAGACGGTCATCGCCAAGGAGGGGGTGGAGAAAGTACCCACCCTCGACTTTGACGAAAAGGATGTACATCGCATCGCCCAGAAGATTGCTAAGGAGGCATTGGAGTAA
- a CDS encoding Crp/Fnr family transcriptional regulator — translation MERITSEEPTAGAGLLRAVPYFACLDGSDLAAVISVASRREYDQGQIIFLEGEPCAGLFAVESGHVKVFKVSPEGREQVLHVLGPGQTFNDVAVLDGGPNPASAAALEPTALWVVDRNSMLALLHQHPSLAVAVIENLATRARHLVSLIEDLSFRSVSARLARLLLQQASEGERSLELGRRHLMTQEEMAARLGTVREMVGRSLRSLEDEGLIRMERHRIVLLDVDGLRDRAMM, via the coding sequence ATGGAACGCATTACATCGGAGGAGCCAACTGCAGGGGCAGGCCTCTTGCGCGCTGTCCCCTACTTCGCCTGTCTTGATGGCAGTGACCTTGCCGCTGTGATCAGCGTGGCAAGCCGCCGAGAGTACGATCAGGGTCAGATAATTTTTCTGGAGGGCGAACCATGCGCCGGACTGTTCGCAGTAGAGTCGGGACACGTCAAAGTGTTCAAAGTGTCGCCGGAAGGGCGGGAGCAAGTGTTGCATGTTCTGGGCCCAGGGCAGACCTTTAATGATGTGGCTGTCCTCGACGGCGGCCCCAATCCAGCCAGTGCGGCGGCCCTGGAGCCGACAGCCCTGTGGGTCGTGGACCGGAACTCGATGCTGGCCCTGCTCCATCAACACCCCAGCCTGGCCGTGGCTGTCATCGAAAACTTGGCTACCAGAGCACGCCATTTGGTCTCTCTTATAGAAGACCTTTCTTTCCGCAGCGTGTCGGCCCGTTTAGCCCGGCTGCTGTTGCAGCAAGCCAGTGAGGGCGAACGCAGCCTAGAACTGGGGCGTCGCCATTTGATGACCCAGGAGGAGATGGCCGCCCGGTTAGGCACGGTGCGAGAAATGGTGGGGCGCTCGTTGCGCAGTCTCGAAGACGAGGGGCTAATCAGGATGGAGCGCCACCGCATTGTCCTCCTCGATGTGGATGGTCTGCGAGACAGAGCGATGATGTGA
- a CDS encoding 4Fe-4S binding protein: MDEEIVLPVIDPLKCDGCGVCVTVCPSGALAIEDGKAAIVHPEACQYDGACEAFCPAGAIARPFEIIIAGDRGR, from the coding sequence ATGGATGAGGAGATAGTTCTGCCGGTCATTGATCCGCTCAAGTGCGATGGCTGTGGGGTGTGTGTGACTGTCTGCCCGAGCGGTGCATTGGCCATTGAGGACGGTAAGGCAGCGATCGTGCACCCCGAAGCATGCCAATACGATGGCGCTTGTGAGGCTTTTTGTCCTGCTGGGGCGATTGCCCGCCCTTTCGAAATCATCATTGCAGGAGATAGGGGTCGCTAA
- a CDS encoding hemerythrin domain-containing protein, translating into MIPTEVLKHEHEIILMVLDAAEREAGRVQDSGKVNADALDKMVDFFRNFADHCHHAKEEKQLFAKMRERGMPGDRGPIAVMLLEHDEGRRRVRAVAEALPQAQKGDSLAIRSLQENLSAYVQLLRAHIDKEDNVLYPMADQLFTPEDQRALAEAFEKIEAEEVGEGVHEKYHQLAYELAEG; encoded by the coding sequence ATGATACCGACAGAAGTACTCAAGCATGAACACGAGATTATCCTGATGGTCCTAGATGCGGCTGAACGCGAAGCAGGCCGCGTTCAGGATAGCGGCAAAGTAAATGCGGACGCACTCGACAAGATGGTTGACTTCTTCAGGAACTTCGCCGATCACTGCCATCATGCCAAGGAGGAAAAGCAACTCTTTGCCAAGATGCGGGAACGGGGCATGCCCGGCGATAGGGGACCGATCGCGGTGATGCTCCTAGAGCATGACGAGGGGCGGCGGCGCGTGAGGGCGGTAGCCGAGGCACTCCCACAGGCCCAAAAGGGCGATTCGCTGGCCATTCGTTCATTGCAGGAGAATTTGTCAGCCTATGTTCAACTCTTGCGGGCGCACATTGACAAGGAAGACAACGTTCTATACCCCATGGCGGACCAACTCTTCACCCCAGAGGATCAGCGAGCATTAGCCGAGGCTTTTGAAAAGATCGAAGCCGAGGAGGTGGGGGAAGGAGTGCACGAGAAATATCACCAACTCGCTTATGAACTTGCCGAAGGATAG
- a CDS encoding 4Fe-4S binding protein, giving the protein MVSRQIVKINEDLCNGCGLCVTPCVEGAIAIVNGKARVMNEELCDGAGFCLAVCPTGALTIEERQTVPFNKATAEEQQRFRSPTYIAQSCFRCGSTEEQAVLLPCRRHGESLWVCTRCLPYLIHG; this is encoded by the coding sequence GTGGTTAGTCGTCAAATTGTCAAAATCAACGAAGATCTATGTAACGGCTGCGGCCTCTGCGTTACCCCCTGTGTTGAGGGCGCTATCGCGATCGTGAATGGGAAAGCCCGCGTGATGAATGAGGAGTTGTGTGATGGGGCAGGCTTTTGTTTGGCGGTTTGTCCGACTGGGGCGCTCACCATCGAGGAGCGACAGACAGTTCCCTTCAACAAAGCGACCGCTGAAGAACAGCAGAGATTCCGAAGTCCAACTTACATTGCCCAATCGTGCTTCCGGTGTGGCTCGACCGAGGAACAGGCGGTACTTTTGCCGTGTCGCCGACATGGGGAGAGCCTCTGGGTTTGCACTCGCTGCTTGCCATATCTGATCCACGGATGA
- a CDS encoding class I SAM-dependent methyltransferase: MTVVPLYDEFSTDYDRFVDWEARLSSELPCFEGLFARYGVHRVLDVACGTGHHAIALAQRGYDAVGVDLSEPMIEQARKNAIRAQLDVVFVVAGFGELAEKISGKFDAIICLGNSLPHLLSREQLHQALSDMAVMLRQGGVLILQNRNYDRILAEEQRFMPLEARAESDREWLFLRVLDFGPPEHDGLPGLTFHMLTVHRQRGQWACNVRSAKQRPILSAELANILPRVGFGETNFYGDYCLTPYHPQRSTDLIVVARRGQESRR, translated from the coding sequence GTGACCGTTGTGCCTTTGTATGACGAATTCAGCACCGATTACGACCGTTTTGTGGATTGGGAGGCGCGGCTCTCATCCGAACTGCCCTGTTTCGAAGGGCTCTTTGCCAGATATGGAGTGCATCGCGTGTTGGATGTGGCCTGCGGAACGGGGCATCACGCCATCGCTTTGGCGCAACGAGGCTACGATGCGGTCGGTGTGGATCTCAGCGAACCGATGATAGAGCAAGCGCGAAAGAACGCCATCCGCGCTCAACTCGATGTGGTTTTTGTCGTTGCCGGCTTCGGTGAATTGGCAGAGAAAATAAGCGGGAAGTTCGATGCTATCATTTGCTTGGGCAACAGCCTGCCCCATCTGCTCAGCAGAGAGCAGTTACATCAGGCCCTGAGCGATATGGCCGTTATGCTTCGGCAGGGAGGGGTGCTCATTCTTCAGAATCGGAACTACGACCGTATTTTGGCAGAGGAGCAGCGCTTCATGCCTCTGGAGGCACGTGCTGAGAGTGATCGGGAATGGTTGTTCCTACGAGTGTTGGACTTCGGACCGCCGGAACATGATGGCTTGCCTGGCCTGACTTTTCACATGCTAACCGTCCACCGTCAACGGGGGCAGTGGGCTTGTAACGTTCGCTCAGCGAAGCAACGCCCTATTCTTAGTGCCGAACTTGCCAATATCCTTCCAAGGGTAGGCTTCGGTGAAACGAATTTTTACGGCGACTACTGCCTCACCCCATATCACCCTCAGAGAAGCACTGACCTCATTGTAGTAGCCCGCCGAGGGCAAGAAAGTCGGAGATAG
- a CDS encoding alpha/beta hydrolase — protein sequence MRTVLFIVVFLLAVVLVGPFFIPVPPLEGTQAPEQLADPDSQFIEVNGLRVHVKIAGSGEPVLVLLHGFGASIFSWREVMTPLGQWGTVIAFDRPGFGLTARPMPGEWAGENPYSPEYQADLTVALLDALGVERAVLVGHSAGGSVATLTALRHPERVQALILVDAAIYVGDGIPAWLRPLLHTPQARHLGPLLVRSIATGGETTIRLAWHDQTKVSPDILAGYKKPLQAEDWDRALWEFTLASHPLNLSAQLEEITIPVLVITGDQDRIVPTEHSIRLARELPDARLVVIPECGHLPQEERPEALLQAISDFLALGGLLQ from the coding sequence ATCCGCACCGTACTCTTCATAGTTGTTTTCTTGCTGGCCGTCGTACTTGTCGGCCCTTTCTTCATCCCTGTGCCACCACTGGAGGGCACCCAGGCACCAGAGCAACTGGCTGACCCCGATAGTCAGTTCATCGAGGTCAACGGTCTGCGCGTGCACGTCAAAATTGCAGGGTCTGGGGAGCCGGTTCTGGTGCTCCTGCACGGCTTTGGAGCCAGCATTTTTTCTTGGCGGGAAGTCATGACGCCACTGGGCCAATGGGGGACGGTCATCGCCTTCGATCGCCCTGGTTTTGGTCTGACTGCTCGCCCTATGCCAGGGGAATGGGCAGGCGAGAACCCCTACAGCCCTGAATATCAGGCTGATCTAACCGTTGCTTTGCTGGATGCATTGGGTGTAGAGCGCGCCGTGCTGGTTGGTCACTCTGCCGGCGGCTCGGTGGCCACTCTGACCGCCCTACGTCACCCAGAACGAGTTCAGGCACTGATTCTGGTCGATGCGGCCATCTACGTCGGAGATGGCATACCCGCTTGGTTACGCCCGCTATTGCACACACCACAGGCACGCCATCTGGGCCCATTGCTAGTGCGTTCCATTGCCACAGGCGGCGAAACGACCATTCGCTTAGCCTGGCACGATCAGACGAAAGTTAGTCCAGACATCCTAGCGGGTTACAAAAAGCCCTTGCAGGCGGAGGATTGGGATCGTGCCCTGTGGGAATTCACCCTGGCTAGTCATCCTCTCAACTTGTCGGCACAATTGGAGGAGATCACGATTCCCGTCTTAGTTATCACCGGGGATCAGGATCGCATTGTACCCACTGAGCACAGTATCCGCTTGGCCCGGGAACTACCGGACGCACGCCTAGTAGTTATCCCAGAATGTGGTCATTTGCCACAGGAAGAACGCCCCGAGGCACTACTGCAGGCTATCTCCGACTTTCTTGCCCTCGGCGGGCTACTACAATGA
- a CDS encoding aldehyde ferredoxin oxidoreductase family protein, giving the protein MHGFYNRILRIDLTTRETTVEPVPDEILAAYLGGKGLGTYLLLQHVPQGADPLSSQNVLIIATGPATGSGLAPASRYGLYAKSPLTGLYGESYAGGFVAPQINATGYDAILLEGASSEPVYLEVSDQGVRFRDARGLWGLDTHATEDRVKADVAVPGAQAIVIGPAGENLVPFALVNNNYWRHAGRTGMGAVMGSKKVKAVVFHGQAKPTFYDPAGVQSFDAALRRRGREDPGAQAYREFGTPRLVATLNKVGGFPARYWSQGRVDHWSQISAEKLLERFDVRSHACYRCFMACGKISTVPDGPHVGLRIEGPEYETIYAFGGLCMISDLAEIIYLNELCDRLGMDTITAGNVIALVMEASQRGVFKPALDYGDAEGAAELLEKIARQEGIGKLLSGGVRAASAALGLEDIAVHVKGLEPAGYDPRVLKGMGLAYAVSDRGACHLRATVYKAELSGVIEPDAIEGKAQILTDFEDRHTLFDTLIFCRFYRDLIGWDELAQVIYVLTGLKLDKEGLAAMARNITTRAREFNLREGMTPADDALPERFHKEPLEPEQKVLSREELRKMLDDYYALKGW; this is encoded by the coding sequence CATATCTTTTGCTGCAACACGTGCCCCAAGGTGCAGATCCCCTCTCATCCCAAAATGTCCTCATCATTGCCACTGGCCCAGCAACTGGTTCCGGCCTTGCCCCTGCCAGTCGCTACGGCCTCTACGCCAAATCGCCACTCACAGGGTTATACGGCGAATCTTACGCCGGCGGATTCGTTGCCCCGCAAATCAATGCCACGGGATACGATGCCATCCTGCTAGAGGGTGCTTCATCCGAACCGGTTTATCTCGAGGTTAGTGACCAAGGAGTGAGGTTCCGAGACGCGAGGGGCTTGTGGGGTCTGGATACTCATGCGACCGAGGACCGGGTGAAGGCAGACGTGGCTGTACCGGGGGCGCAAGCCATCGTGATTGGCCCGGCGGGGGAAAACCTGGTGCCCTTTGCGCTGGTGAACAACAATTACTGGCGGCATGCTGGCCGCACTGGCATGGGCGCGGTGATGGGTTCAAAGAAGGTCAAGGCAGTCGTGTTTCATGGGCAAGCCAAGCCGACCTTTTACGACCCTGCGGGGGTCCAGTCTTTCGATGCCGCATTGCGGCGGCGAGGTAGGGAAGACCCCGGAGCCCAAGCCTATCGCGAGTTCGGCACACCGAGATTGGTAGCCACGCTCAACAAGGTGGGCGGGTTCCCGGCCCGTTATTGGTCGCAGGGCCGGGTGGATCATTGGTCTCAAATCAGCGCCGAGAAACTGTTGGAACGCTTCGACGTTCGGAGCCATGCCTGTTACCGCTGCTTCATGGCTTGCGGGAAGATATCTACTGTGCCTGATGGCCCACATGTCGGCTTGCGCATTGAAGGCCCGGAATACGAAACGATCTACGCCTTCGGTGGACTCTGTATGATAAGTGACTTGGCAGAGATCATCTATCTGAATGAACTATGTGACCGGCTGGGCATGGACACAATCACTGCCGGTAACGTAATTGCTCTAGTGATGGAAGCGTCGCAGCGAGGTGTGTTCAAGCCGGCGTTAGATTACGGCGACGCCGAGGGAGCGGCAGAACTGCTGGAGAAGATAGCCCGCCAGGAGGGCATCGGCAAGTTGCTGTCGGGTGGAGTGCGGGCAGCCAGTGCGGCGCTTGGGTTGGAGGACATCGCTGTGCACGTTAAAGGTTTGGAACCGGCGGGTTACGATCCACGGGTATTGAAGGGCATGGGGCTGGCCTACGCTGTGTCTGATCGGGGGGCCTGTCACTTGCGGGCAACGGTGTATAAGGCCGAGTTATCCGGGGTGATCGAGCCGGACGCTATAGAAGGCAAGGCACAGATCCTGACCGATTTTGAGGACCGACATACTCTGTTCGACACACTGATTTTCTGCCGTTTCTACCGCGACCTGATCGGGTGGGACGAGTTGGCGCAGGTCATCTACGTGCTCACGGGACTCAAGTTAGATAAAGAGGGGCTTGCTGCCATGGCCCGCAATATCACCACTCGGGCTCGCGAATTTAATTTGCGGGAGGGAATGACACCAGCAGACGACGCTCTACCAGAACGGTTCCATAAGGAACCACTGGAGCCTGAGCAAAAGGTACTATCCCGGGAAGAATTGCGGAAAATGTTAGATGACTACTATGCTTTGAAAGGGTGGTAA